The Bubalus kerabau isolate K-KA32 ecotype Philippines breed swamp buffalo chromosome 16, PCC_UOA_SB_1v2, whole genome shotgun sequence genome includes a region encoding these proteins:
- the GAS2L1 gene encoding GAS2-like protein 1, whose translation MADPVAGIAGSAAKSVRPFRSSEAYVEAMKEDLAEWLNALYGLGLPSGGDGFLMGLATGTTLCQHANAVTEAAHAMAAARPARGVAFQAHSVVPGSFMARDNVATFIGWCRAELGVPEVLMFETEDLVLRKNEKSVVLCLLEVARRGARLGLLAPRLVQFEQEIERELRATPPASNTPSAGEDTTETAATPGAPARGPRMTPSDLRNLDELVREILGRCTCPDQFPMIKVSEGKYRVGDSSLLIFVRVLRSHVMVRVGGGWDTLEHYLDKHDPCRCSSAAHRPPQPRTRTFSPQRVSPSLSPRAGSPAPGGERRGSRPEVTPIGLRSSKEGPETPLRARDQLPPHPRSRRYSGDSDSSASSAQSGPLGARSEDLGTGPRRERPSRRVTTGTPASPRRPPAPRSQSRDRLDRGRPRGAPGGRGGQLSAPSPARRARSQSREEQTVLLVRRDRDGQHSWVPRGRGSGGSGRSSPRTPRARSPAAPRVPSPSPELSTIPASVFRTPLQLDPKQEQQLFRRLEEEFLANARALEAAAAGGTPSGPAPDPIRAPDPPAPDSAYCSSSSSSSSLSVLGGKCGQPGDSGRMANGLPGARGPALSSSSDEGSPCPGVGGPPDAPGSPLAGPEPLRTWARGRMDTQPDRKPSRIPTPRGPRHPPGPTGSGTWHALRSVSPKTEPDSWM comes from the exons ATGGCAGACCCCGTGGCGGGCATCGCCGGCTCCGCAGCCAAGAGTGTGCGGCCGTTCCGCTCGAGCGAGGCCTACGTGGAGGCTATGAAGGAGGACCTGGCCGAGTGGCTCAACGCCTTGTACGGCCTGGGTCTGCCCAGCGGTGGTGATGGCTTCCTGATGGGGCTGGCCACGGGCACCACCCTGTGCCAGCATGCCAACGCCGTCACTGAGGCCGCCCACGCCATGGCCGCCGCGCGGCCGGCCCGCGGAGTGGCCTTCCAGGCCCATAGCGTGGTGCCTGGCTCCTTCATGGCCCGAGACAACGTGGCCACCTTCATCGGCTGGTGCCGCGCGGAGCTGGGTGTGCCCGAAGTGCTCATGTTCGAGACGGAGGACTTGGTGCTCCGCAAGAACGAGAAGAGCGTGGTGTTGTGCCTGCTGGAGGTGGCGCGGCGCGGCGCCCGCCTCGGCCTGCTGGCCCCTCGCCTCGTGCAGTTCGAACAGGAGATTGAGCGGGAGCTGCGCGCCACGCCCCCGGCCTCCAACACCCCCAGTGCCGGGGAGGACACCACCGAGACCGCCGCCACCCCAGGAGCTCCAGCCCGTGGGCCGCGCATGACGCCCAGCGACCTGCGCAACCTCGATGAGCTG GTGAGGGAGATCTTGGGGCGCTGCACCTGCCCAGACCAGTTTCCCATGATCAAGGTCTCGGAGGGGAAGTACCGCGTGGGAGACTCCAGTCTGCTCATCTTCGTGCGG GTGCTGAGGAGCCACGTGATGGTGCGTGTGGGAGGCGGCTGGGACACGCTGGAGCACTACCTGGACAAGCACGACCCGTGCCGCTGCTCCTCCGCGG CCCACCGCCCGCCCCAGCCCAGGACCCGCACCTTCTCCCCGCAGCGAGTGTCACCCAGCCTCAGCCCCCGAGCTGGTAGCCCAGCCCCAGGGGGCGAGCGCCGGGGCTCCCGCCCAGAGGTGACACCCATTGGCTTACGCAGCTCGAAGGAGGGGCCCGAGACCCCACTCAG GGCCCGGGACCAGCTGCCCCCCCATCCCCGCTCCCGCCGTTACTCTGGGGACAGCGATTCCTCAGCCTCCTCGGCCCAGAGCGGCCCCCTTGGTGCCCGCAGTGAAGACTTAGGCACTGGCCCCCGGCGGGAGCGTCCCAGCCGGCGGGTGACCACGGGCACCCCGGCCTCCCCGAGACGGCCTCCCGCCCCGCGCAGCCAGTCCCGGGACCGGCTGGATCGGGGGCGGCCGCGTGGggccccaggaggcaggggaggccaGCTGtcggcccccagccctgcccggcGGGCCCGGAGTCAGAGCCGTGAAGAGCAGACAGTGCTGCTGGTGCGTCGGGACCGAGACGGGCAGCACTCCTGGGTGCCGCGGGGCAGAGGCAGTGGGGGCTCGGGCAGAAGCAGCCCCCGCACTCCCCGTGCCCGCAGCCCTGCAGCTCCCAGGGTCCCCAGCCCCAGTCCAGAGTTGAGCACAATCCCGGCCAGTGTCTTCCGCACACCCCTGCAGCTTGACCCAAAGCAGGAACAGCAACTGTTTCGGCGCCTGGAAGAGGAGTTCCTAGCCAACGCCCGAGCccttgaggctgctgctgctggtgggaCCCCCAGTGGACCAGCCCCTGACCCAATTCGGGCCCCAGACCCTCCAGCTCCTGACTCAGCCTACTgttcctccagctcctcctcttcGTCCCTCAGCGTCCTGGGTGGCAAGTGTGGCCAACCCGGGGACTCTGGCAGGATGGCCAATGGGCTGCCCGGGGCCCGAGGCCCAGCCCTGTCCAGCTCTTCCGATGAGGGCAGCCCCTGCCCCGGTGTAGGGGGCCCACCAGATGCACCCGGGAGTCCTCTGGCCGGCCCAGAGCCCCTAAGGACCTGGGCACGAGGCCGGATGGACACACAGCCAGACCGGAAACCCTCACGCATCCCCACACCAAGGGGCCCCCGCCACCCACCTGGACCCACGGGGTCCGGGACCTGGCATGCCCTGCGCTCAGTCAGCCCGAAGACCGAGCCGGACTCCTGGATGTGA
- the RASL10A gene encoding ras-like protein family member 10A, protein MGGSLRVAVLGAPGVGKTAIIRQFLFGDYPERHRPTDGPRLYRPAVLLDGAVYDLSIRDGDGAGPGQSPGGQEEWPDPKDWSLQDTDAFVLVYDICSPDSFDYVKALRQRIAETRPAGAPEAPILVVGNKRDRQRLRFGPRRALAALVRRGWRCGYLECSAKYNWHVLRLFRELLHCALVRARPAHPALRLQGALHPARCSLM, encoded by the exons ATGGGGGGCAGCCTGCGGGTGGCGGTGCTGGGCGCTCCGGGCGTGGGCAAGACGGCCATCATCCGCCAGTTCCTGTTCGGTGACTACCCCGAGCGCCACAGGCCCACGGACGGGCCGCGCCTCTACCGGCCCGCGGTGCTGCTCGACGGCGCCGTCTACGACCTGAGCATCCGCGACGGCGACGGTGCTGGCCCCGGTCAGAGCCCCGGGGGGCAAGAG GAGTGGCCGGACCCTAAAGACTGGAGCTTGCAGGACACGGACGCCTTCGTGCTTGTCTACGATATCTGCAGCCCGGacagctttgactatgtgaagGCGCTGCGGCAGCGCATCGCGGAGACCAG GCCGGCGGGCGCACCTGAAGCGCCCATTCTCGTGGTGGGAAACAAGCGGGACCGGCAGCGGCTGCGGTTCGGGCCTCGGCGCGCACTGGCTGCCCTAGTGCGCAGGGGCTGGCGCTGCGGATACCTCGAGTGCTCCGCCAAGTACAATTGGCACGTGCTGCGACTCTTCCGGGAGCTGCTGCACTGCGCGCTCGTGCGCGCACGCCCTGCACATCCGGCTCTGCGCCTGCAGGGGGCGCTGCACCCGGCGCGCTGCAGCCTCATGTGA